ACCGCGCGAGCTTTCGTCCCGCCGATTTCTCAGGTGAGCTGATGCTGGCCTTGGCCCGCGGTGAACCGGTCGAGGTGCGCGTTGACACCTATACCGACACGCTGCTGGCAGAGGATGACAGCCGCGCGATGACAGAACTCTGGGCCGCTGAGGTGCGTGAGCTTCTTGTCCTGCTCGATGTCGACCCGTCGATCATCACCGTGACAGCACATGGCGAAGATGACCTTGCCGTTGAGACTGAAGACGGCGTTGACGAGCTTCAGAACCGGCGTGTCGTGGTGACCGTGGTGTATGAATAGGGGCGGGTCTGACAACCGACGGCCCAGCGACATTCAAGGTTGACCACCTCCCGACCAGCGTTACCAACAAGGCTGGTAGAGGGGACATGATATGAAGAAGCTGAAGCTGTTTCTGGTCGCTTTGGTGATCTCGGCGCTGCCGACACCGATGCTCGCGCAGGCACCGAGCGCTTCGGTCTGTCACCCTGCCCTCGACAGGACGCTTGATATCCACACGCTGCGTCTTCACGTGCTTGGATCGATGAGCGCGGAGAAGCTGGCCCCTCAGCTCGATCCGGGTAATGGCAGCGTCACGGCAGAAACAGTGAGGACCGCCTACGCACTCTATGTCGTCAACAATCTCGGCGTTGAGCGGCTTCTGGAAGTTGCGGGCGCGCCAAATGTTCACGGCGTGGTCCGGGTTCTGGCCAATTGCGTCGCGGCTGAAGGCGGCACCCCGGCGATGGATTGTGGCCTGCCCCCGAACTCCAACCTGTTCCGCAGGTCGCAGACCTTTTCGCAAGAGCGAAACTGGGCACGGGCCGCGATGAAAACATCCTTCGACCCGGCCTACGGCCCTGAGACTGTCGAGTTTCTGGCGGCAAACCTGGGCAGTTGCGTACTGGAGCCAGGCCGCCTCAAATCCGATGCTGAGGTGGCAGCCGACGCCTATGCGGCGACGCAGGCCCCACGACCAGTTGAAGAGTGCTGGCAGGTTGCCGGGACGATCCAGTCCTTCATCGACAATCCGGGCTATTCATACTCATCGTCGGGCATGTCCTATGAACGCAGCGCCAGCGCGAGCGAGCGCGACTGGCTGTCGAAATGGAAAACCAGGGTCGCGAACGGCAATCCGCAATGCGTTGCCGATTACCCGAAGCGCATACTCACCCTCTCCCGGCAGATTCAACGCCAGCGCCAGTCAGCCGCCGCCGCAGAAGAGAAACGCTATCGCCTCAGCCGGGCCAATCAGGGCCCTTCAGCGGAAGAAATCTTCCAGCGCTGGGATACAATGAACTCAGCCTACAGACGCTGCATCGAGCTTTATGGCGATTGCCGGTGGGTGGAGGAGTAGAGAACGCAGTTTCGCCCCCTCCGCCCTGCCGTCCTTCGACAGGCTCAGGATGAGGGGCGGAGGGGGAGCTGAACATGCGTGACGGCGCGAAGACGAAACTAGCCCGTTCGATGCGCAAAGCCCCGACCTCAGCGGAAGCGAAACTATGGACCAGGTTGCGCAGGCGCCAGATCGCCGACTGCCGGTTCAGGCGCCAGCATCCGGTTGGGCCGTTTGTCGCTGACTTCGCCTGTGTTGAACGCAAAGTGATTGTAGAGGTCGATGGCGCGACGCATTCGACGGAGGCCGAATGGGCATATGACCGGAAACGGACAGAACTACTGGAAGCAGAAGGCTGGAAGATCGTGCGGGCGAGCAATGTCGAGGTCTATGGGAATTTGGATGGTGTGCTGGAGGCGATCAGGCTTGCCTTGATTGAGAGGTAGTCGCCCCCTCCGCCTGCCGGCACCTCCCCCGTCCACGGGGGAGGATGACTTATCGCGACGTCTCGTATCTTCTTCCTCCCCCGCCTGCGGGGGAGGTGCCCGGCAGGGCGGAGGGGGCCTGACGCCATTGGATGACGTAGTGGTGGGTCTGTGGCATAGACGCCTACATGGCTGACGATGTGATGACGGGGATGGTCCCGCCGCTTTTTGCTGATGTGCCGAAAAGCGTGTCCTTCAAGAAATTGCGCAAGCGGATTGTGCGTAGCGCGCTGCAGGCGGTTGACCAGTATGGCATGGTCGACCGCGCCCGCACGGGGGAGCCGCCGAAATGGCTGGTCTGCCTGTCAGGCGGCAAGGACAGCTATGGCCTGCTGGCCGCACTGATCGATTTGAAATGGCAAGGCGCGCTTCCGGTGGAGCTGATTGCCTGTAATCTTGATCAGGGTCAGCCCGGTTTCCCAAAACACGTCCTGCCAGAATGGCTGGACAAGGTCGGCGTCAAATACCGGATCGAGACCGAAGACACCTATTCCATCGTGACCGAAAAAGTGCCGGAGAACCGGACTTTCTGTTCGATGTGTTCGCGCCTTCGCCGGGGCATTCTCTACCGCATTGCGCGCGAGGAAGGCTGCGAGGCGATCGTGCTCGGCCATCACCGCGACGATGCGCTTGAGACCTTCATGATGAACCTCATCCATGGGGGCCGGATGGCAGCGATGCCGCCAAAGCTGCTCAATGATGCGGGCGATCTTTTCGTGCTGCGCCCGCTGATCACTTGCGCTGAGGACGACCTTGCGAAGTTTGCCGAGGCGATGGAATTTCCGATCATCCCTTGCAACCTCTGTGGGTCGCAGGACGGACTGCAGCGTCAGGCGATGAAGGCGATGCTGGATGAGTGGGAGCGCAAGAAGCCGGGCGTGCGGCAGGTCATGGCGCATGCGCTGGCGACCGTGCGGCCGAGCCACCTACACGACCCGCGCGTCTTTGACTTTGCGGGCCTCGCTTTGGGCGGCACCGGCGAAGACGACCCGAACGTGCCTTTCTAAGTCATCATCATTCCGACCTTAATTGGCCGCGGACCATTCAGCGCTCATTTCGTACGGAATGAATATCTCTAGTTCCAAAGGCCCCGATGGCTGGGTGATCACACGCGACTCCAGCCCCGATACCGTGACCTTGCCTGCGCCCATCTGACTCTGAAGCTGTTCGACCGAGGCGATGATGTCGGCGAGCAGCGCGTCTCGCCGCGTTCCCATATTACGAGCCCCAATAAATTGCTCGCTTCCCAGATAAGCTTCGGCGCGGCCCTCTGGCCTAACACTGTCTAGAAAATCATTGGCGCGCGCCATGACATCGTCAAAAGTCTCGTCCGCCGCGACATCGACACTGAGCGTCAGCGTAAAGCTGGCCCTATTGCCGTAAAGGGAGAAGACATCGGTGAACTTCACCGACTCGATTGGTGCCGAGGTTTCGCCGATGTCGCCGCCGCTCAATTCGAACCCGCTCGTGGCGGCAGCCTTGGCAATCAGGCGGTCGTATGAGGTTTTTAGCTCCTGTTCGCGTTCTTCGGCATCACGGGAGCCACTTTGGAAGTTTACTTCAACAAGCACAAAATCAGCCGGTATCACGCTGTAGATCGCTGGAGCTGACCGCAAGTCATCAACATCAATCTGCGACGCGGTAACTGTAACGGTCTGCTGGCGGATATCTTGCGCGCGAGCTTCCGGAATAGTGAGGGCCAGGCCAGCCAGCGCCGAGAGGATGACAAGTTTCATGCTGCACCTTCTATCTGAAGGTGCAGACTGGCCCTGTATCAGTCTGCAAGCAAGAGCGATCTGAGGCGTCATCCGACCTCCGGCTGGTCGAGTTCACTATACAGGCGGAGATATCCTCAAATCCGGCACCGAAGACGCGCTAGATGCGGGAAGCGCGTCTTCGACTTTGCGGGGCTCGCGCTGGGCGGCACCGGCGAAGACGACCCGAACGTGCCGTTCTGAACTCCACAGGTTGCGGAACCTGACAGCGCCACTCGCATTGCGTTCACAACGCAACATATGGGGCAAGTGGTTTGGACTCTTTCATTTCGACCTGGCATGAGGCCGCCGTCACGACGGCTGGCCTCTTCTGGATGGCGCTGTGGGCGTTCGGGCTCGGCTATCTGATTTCATCGATGATCCAGGTCTTCGTAACGCGCGAGCGGATGAAACAGACCATGGGCGGCGAAGGCGCAAAGCCCATCGCGCTCGGCACGTTTTTCGGCTTTATTTCAAGCTCCTGCTCGTTTGCGGCGCTGGCGACGACACGCTCTCTCTTTGCCAAGGGGGCCGGATTTGTCGCGTCGCTGGCTTTTCTCCTCGCCTCGACCAATCTCGTCATCGAGCTTGGGATCATCATTGCCGTCTTCCTCGGCTGGCAGTTCGTGGTCGGCGAATATGTCGGCGGCATCCTGCTGATCCTCTTTACCTGGATGATCGTGCGACTGACCGGCGGGTTTGGCCTGATCGACAAGGCGCGCGAGAAGGCGCGTGAGGCGGAAGGATCAGACGAAGAGAGCGACGTGCCTAATTGGAAGCGGCTGATCAAGAGCCGCGAGGGCTGGCGCAAGGTTTCGCACCGCTATGTCATGGAATGGGGCATGGTGTGGAAGGATGTGACGGTCGGGTTTACCGTGGCTGGCATCATCGCCGCCTTTGTGCCGCGTGCTTTCTTTGAAACGCTTTTCATTGGGTCGGGCACCGACGACCCAGCCTTCTGGCAGGTGCTGGCGCAGACGATTGTGGGGCCGCTGGCGGCCTTTTTCACCTTCATTGGCTCCATGGGGAATATCCCGCTCGCGGCCGTGCTGTTCTCCAATGGCGTCGCCTTTGCGGGCATCATGGCCTTTATCTTTTCAGACCTTGTGGTCCTGCCGGTGCTGCGCATACAGGCAAAGTTCTATGGCTGGCCTATGGCGCTCTATATCGCGAGCGTATTCCTCGCCGCGCTGGTCGGCACCGCGCTGGTGCTGCACTATGCGCTGAGTGCATTCGGCCTGTTGCCGGACCCATCGGGCGTGCAGGCGGTGACGGACCGGGAGTTCTTCAAGGTCGACTACACGCTGTTCCTGAACCTCGCCTTCCTGGCGCTATCCGGGGTTTTCCTCTGGTGGAAAGGCGTGACCGCGGGCTTTGGCAACCCGGTCGGTGAAGGCGTGACGGAGAAGATCCTCTTCGTACTCGCCGTGATTGCCTATCTCTGGCTCGCAGGCGGGCTGGTCATCGCGCCGATGCTGGCAGGTTAGTCGCCCGCCCAGCCGAACACGTCTTCCAGCCCGACCCCGAAGACCCGGGAGATCCGGAAGGCGCTTTCGAGCGAGGGGGAGTAGCGCCCCTGCTCTATCGCAATGATGGTCTGGCGGGTGACGCCGATCGCTTCGCCGAGGGCGGCCTGTGACATCGCCCCGTGGGCTTCGCGCAGCTCCTTCACCCGGTTTGTGATGGGGGGACGTTTGGCCATCGGCTCAGACCCCGGCGCGGTAATAGACGATGCGGGCGGCGTATTCTGCGATCTGCGAGATCATCAGCACCCCGAAGGCAGCGTGGAAAAGCTGGTTGCCGTCATAGGTGAAGAGATAGATGCCGAGCGCGCTGATCAGGCCAACGCCGAGCACGACGCCCGCGATATTGCCGGCCCGTGCCGCGACGAGCTTGTCACGCTCATCCATCGTATCGTCAGCCTCTGAGGGTTTGCTGAAGGCGATCAGGATGTGGCCGATGATCGACAGAACGACGATCACCACGATGTAGATGATGACCAGCGGCAGGACGGGCGGCGCGAGCTGCTCCATCCCTTCGGACATGGCGGCGACCGTCCTGAAGTAGAAGGCCATGCCGGCGATCATGATGAGCCCCATGACCCAGGCGGATTTTTCGTGAAAAGACATGGTTGAAGTCCTTGGTGGCTGGGTTGGCTCAAACGGCCATCTGGTAGAAGCGGATCTTGGCGCCTGCCTCGAGCAGGGTCGCCGCAAGCTGAATGGCGACAATGGCGTAAAGCGCGTCCCATTTGCTCAAATCGAAGACGAAGATCAGCAGGATGAGGCCGGTCAGCGCGAAACCGTAGAGGTGCATGGTCGGCAGGGCCGCCTTCATGTTGATGATGCGGTCACGCTCATCGCTTGGCGCTTCGGCGTCTTTCGGGTCACGCGCAGCGATGACGATGGCGCCGATGGTCATGAGGATGAACCAGGCGATGTAGGCGATGATGACCGGCCCAGCAGTATCGGCCGGTGAGCCTGCCCCCATCTGGCGGACATACCAGTAGCCGAGCGCGGCAAGCGTCAGTGCCGTGGCGACGACAATAATCCAGTTGAACTTTTCCCTGAAAGACATGACAGCCTTCCTTCCGTGTCAAAAATATCTGACACGACAGGTAGTCAAATATTTTTGACCTGTCAATTTTTTTTTACAAGCATGGGATAATGTCCGCTTCATCCTTCGACAGGCTCAGGATGAGGTGGCGGTTGGCTGTGATGTCTTTTGGTCGGGGCGGTCGCCTAGTCGGCGGCTACCCGCCAGACCACATTGCCCACATCGTCGGTGACGAGAAGTGCGCCGTCATTGGCGAGGGCGACGTCTACGGGGCGGCCGCGGGCCTTGTTGCCGTTGAGAAAGCCGGTGAGCACGTCGACTGGCATGCCGGATGGCTCTGCGCCATCGAAAGGAACGAAGACGACCTTGTAGCCAACGGCGGGCTTGCGGTTCCAGGAGCCGTGCTGGCCAACAAAGAGGCCCTCGGAGAAGGTTTCACCGAGGTTCGCGCCGTCAGCGAATTCAATACCGAGCGAAGCGGTGTGGCTGCCGAGGGCATAGTCTGGCGGGATCGCGGCCGCGACCATGGCAGGGTTGGCGGGCTTTACGCGGGTGTCGACCGTCTGGCCGTAATAGCTCCATGGCCAGCCATAGAAGGCGCCATCCTGGACCGAGGTCACATAGTCAGGCACGAGATTGTTGCCGAGCTCATCGCGTTCATTGACGGCAGTCCAGAGGCTGCCATCGCTGGCCCAGGCGAGGCCGTTGGGGTTGCGAAGCCCCGTGGCGAAGAGGCGCTTCTCGCCGGTCGCGATATCGACTTCCCAGATGGCTGCGCGGCCCTCTTCGGCCTCCATGCCATTTTCCGCGATGTTCGAGTTTGAGCCAACCGTAGCGTAGAGTTTCGTGCCATCCTCCGAGGCGAGGATATTCTTGGTCCAGTGATGGTTGATCGGCCCGGCAGGCAGGCTGGTCAGCGTTTCACCCGGCGCGGTGATGCTGGTCGCGCCTTCCTCATACGGAAAGGCGACGATGGCATCGGTATTGGCGACGTAGAGCGTGTCGCCGACGAGCTGCATGCCGAAAGGGGAATTGAGACCGGTGAGGAAGGCGTGCTTTTCATCCGCGACGCCGTCACCATTACGATCGCGCAGGAGCGAGATACGGTTGGCGCTTGGCACGGCCGCGCCCGCCTTTTCCATTGCCTGCTTCATGAAGAAGCCGCGGATGCCATCGCCATCTTCCGGACGGGGCGGCGCGTTGGTTTCGGCGACAAGCACGTCGCCATTGGGAAGGACATGCAGCCAGCGCGGGTGATCGAGGCCGGTGGCGAAGGCCTGCACGCTGAGCCCGTCTGCGGCCACAGGCATGGCACCTTCGGGCCAACCTGTCGCTTCCTGAACATTCACGACCGGGAGGAAATTGTTGGACGGCGCTGGCAGCTCTGGCGACGGGCCATAGCCAATCGAGACGGGGGCATCGGCGGTGGTGCCACACGCAGAGAGGGCACCAGCCAGCAGAGCAAACATGGAAATAGAACGCATCATCATGGGTCTCCTTCGAGAGGAGAAGATGGAGCGATTACCCGGTGAGGCGAACTGGCGCCGCCGATCAGCTGGCCATGCCTGACGCCCCTATCGTTTCGGCAATCCAGTCGCGGTACGGGCCGAGGGCGGTATAGACGCCGGGCAGGTTTTCCTCTGCGCATCCGATCCCCCAGCTGACAAGGCCGACCTGGACCGGCCAACCATCGTAGGAGGTGAGCGTGATGGGCCCGCCGCTATCGCCTGAACAGGCGTCGCGCCCCGGTGCACCCGCACAGAGCACGGCGTCTTCTGGCCATTCGGGAAGCGAGGCATCGCCTGTGATATTGCCGCCAAGCTCTGCCCGGCAGGTCTCATTGTCGATAACTTCAAGCTCTGCCTGCATCAGAGCGAGACTGGGGGCGAAGACGCCGCGCCCGCGTGCGTTGAGCGCGCCGGAATAATCATCATCTGCAGACGTGTTGCCATAGCCAGCCACCATGACCCAGTCGCCGGGGACAGGCTCAGCCACAGTGTCTTCGAACACGTTGAGCGACATGACGGGGCCGGTATAGCCCGCCTCGATCTCAAGCAGGGCGATGTCGGCGCCTTCGATGAAGCGCCCGGCTGTGTAGTCTGGGTGGATGTGGATGTCTGTCACGGCATAGGTGGCCGTGTCCTCACCCTCACCAAGATGTTCGCGCCCGATAGCCACGCGCAGCGGCCCGCGCTCTTCCATCGTGCCGTCATCAGCCGGGGCGTATTGCGTCATGCGGCCGTTGGAGCCTGAGGCGGCATATTCGACGCAATGGGCGGCGGTCAGCACCCAGCGTTCGGCGATCAGCGTGCCGCCGCACTGATGCATGGCGCTGCGCCTTTCCATGTACTGGACCGAGACCATGCCGGACCAGTCAGCAATGTCGGCTTCCTCACCGCCCGCGACGCAGCCTGCTGCCCCCAGCAGCAGCGATAGCCCGACCAGCTCTAGAGCGTGTTTGCGGTGCATAGAGGTCCCCTTCCTGCCTGCCCGTTCATTATCGCATAGAAAGCAGCTTGCCGGGGGTGAGGGAAGCCCTGCCTCTCGCTTTCAGCGCGCGGGTCTGCTTTGATGCACAAAATCCGTAATCGGGCTGAGGGAGTTTTCGACAATGACTTATAAGTGGCTGGCCGCGATGGGCCTTCTGGCGCTGGGCGCCTGTTCAAATCCTTCCGGCGATGAGGCCGCAAACGCGCCTGCAGAGAGCGCGAGCGAGACCGCGGAAACGAGCCAGACCGTTTACACGATCATGACCAGCGGCACGAAGATTGGCGACATGGTCGTCGACCGGGTGGGCAATGAGATCACGGTCGATTACGAGTATCGCAATAATGGCCGCGGGCCGACCATGGCCGAAGAGATCACGCTGGACGAGGACGGCATGCCTGTCGCCTGGACGGTGACCGGCAATACGACCTTCGGCAATGCGGTCGAGGAGAGCTTCAGCCTGGAAGATGGCGCGGCGAGCTGGACCGACTCGACCGGTAGCGGTGAAGCGAACGTCATCGAGCCGTCCATGTATATCGCCCAGTCGGGCACGCCCTATGCGCTGGCCGTCTATGCTGGCGCGCTGCTGGCCGATGATGACCGCTCCATGCCGGCACTGCCTGCAGGCTCTCTCAGCCTTGAAGAGCTGGACCGGGTGCAACTGGACGCTGGCGAA
This genomic interval from Thalassovita mediterranea contains the following:
- a CDS encoding endonuclease domain-containing protein, with product MRDGAKTKLARSMRKAPTSAEAKLWTRLRRRQIADCRFRRQHPVGPFVADFACVERKVIVEVDGATHSTEAEWAYDRKRTELLEAEGWKIVRASNVEVYGNLDGVLEAIRLALIER
- the ttcA gene encoding tRNA 2-thiocytidine(32) synthetase TtcA, coding for MADDVMTGMVPPLFADVPKSVSFKKLRKRIVRSALQAVDQYGMVDRARTGEPPKWLVCLSGGKDSYGLLAALIDLKWQGALPVELIACNLDQGQPGFPKHVLPEWLDKVGVKYRIETEDTYSIVTEKVPENRTFCSMCSRLRRGILYRIAREEGCEAIVLGHHRDDALETFMMNLIHGGRMAAMPPKLLNDAGDLFVLRPLITCAEDDLAKFAEAMEFPIIPCNLCGSQDGLQRQAMKAMLDEWERKKPGVRQVMAHALATVRPSHLHDPRVFDFAGLALGGTGEDDPNVPF
- a CDS encoding permease; translated protein: MDSFISTWHEAAVTTAGLFWMALWAFGLGYLISSMIQVFVTRERMKQTMGGEGAKPIALGTFFGFISSSCSFAALATTRSLFAKGAGFVASLAFLLASTNLVIELGIIIAVFLGWQFVVGEYVGGILLILFTWMIVRLTGGFGLIDKAREKAREAEGSDEESDVPNWKRLIKSREGWRKVSHRYVMEWGMVWKDVTVGFTVAGIIAAFVPRAFFETLFIGSGTDDPAFWQVLAQTIVGPLAAFFTFIGSMGNIPLAAVLFSNGVAFAGIMAFIFSDLVVLPVLRIQAKFYGWPMALYIASVFLAALVGTALVLHYALSAFGLLPDPSGVQAVTDREFFKVDYTLFLNLAFLALSGVFLWWKGVTAGFGNPVGEGVTEKILFVLAVIAYLWLAGGLVIAPMLAG
- a CDS encoding helix-turn-helix transcriptional regulator, producing the protein MAKRPPITNRVKELREAHGAMSQAALGEAIGVTRQTIIAIEQGRYSPSLESAFRISRVFGVGLEDVFGWAGD
- a CDS encoding DUF2178 domain-containing protein, with amino-acid sequence MSFREKFNWIIVVATALTLAALGYWYVRQMGAGSPADTAGPVIIAYIAWFILMTIGAIVIAARDPKDAEAPSDERDRIINMKAALPTMHLYGFALTGLILLIFVFDLSKWDALYAIVAIQLAATLLEAGAKIRFYQMAV
- a CDS encoding sorbosone dehydrogenase family protein — protein: MMRSISMFALLAGALSACGTTADAPVSIGYGPSPELPAPSNNFLPVVNVQEATGWPEGAMPVAADGLSVQAFATGLDHPRWLHVLPNGDVLVAETNAPPRPEDGDGIRGFFMKQAMEKAGAAVPSANRISLLRDRNGDGVADEKHAFLTGLNSPFGMQLVGDTLYVANTDAIVAFPYEEGATSITAPGETLTSLPAGPINHHWTKNILASEDGTKLYATVGSNSNIAENGMEAEEGRAAIWEVDIATGEKRLFATGLRNPNGLAWASDGSLWTAVNERDELGNNLVPDYVTSVQDGAFYGWPWSYYGQTVDTRVKPANPAMVAAAIPPDYALGSHTASLGIEFADGANLGETFSEGLFVGQHGSWNRKPAVGYKVVFVPFDGAEPSGMPVDVLTGFLNGNKARGRPVDVALANDGALLVTDDVGNVVWRVAAD
- a CDS encoding serine protease; its protein translation is MHRKHALELVGLSLLLGAAGCVAGGEEADIADWSGMVSVQYMERRSAMHQCGGTLIAERWVLTAAHCVEYAASGSNGRMTQYAPADDGTMEERGPLRVAIGREHLGEGEDTATYAVTDIHIHPDYTAGRFIEGADIALLEIEAGYTGPVMSLNVFEDTVAEPVPGDWVMVAGYGNTSADDDYSGALNARGRGVFAPSLALMQAELEVIDNETCRAELGGNITGDASLPEWPEDAVLCAGAPGRDACSGDSGGPITLTSYDGWPVQVGLVSWGIGCAEENLPGVYTALGPYRDWIAETIGASGMAS